A single window of Leptospira bandrabouensis DNA harbors:
- a CDS encoding helix-turn-helix domain-containing protein — translation MSEWKRTGVWVAQWMEDLDLTPNQTRLYAEIFSLDAKGGCFASNEYFGKVLKLKRDTVSRLISELKKKGLIKQTGFDGRRRFLTPVKEKINSGLDPNQQDKFRKGIKCGLGLESKADSFLEKNSSLKYEVQKSIHNPIFKKNNNPDWKEFLTWSEKQLSFSTSLALSMLPGPEVLTGWQLSYWERFKANPR, via the coding sequence ATGAGTGAATGGAAAAGAACGGGTGTTTGGGTCGCCCAATGGATGGAAGATTTGGATTTAACTCCAAACCAGACAAGGTTATATGCTGAGATTTTTTCTTTGGATGCAAAGGGAGGTTGTTTTGCATCGAATGAATATTTTGGAAAGGTGTTAAAACTAAAACGTGATACTGTTTCGCGTTTGATCTCTGAGTTGAAGAAAAAAGGTTTAATCAAACAAACTGGCTTTGATGGGAGACGGCGTTTTTTAACGCCTGTAAAAGAGAAGATTAATTCAGGATTGGATCCAAATCAGCAGGATAAGTTTCGTAAGGGAATCAAATGCGGATTAGGACTTGAATCCAAGGCTGATTCTTTTTTGGAGAAGAATTCATCTCTTAAATACGAAGTACAAAAAAGTATACATAATCCAATTTTTAAAAAAAATAATAATCCTGATTGGAAAGAGTTTTTAACTTGGAGCGAAAAACAACTTTCTTTCTCTACGAGTTTGGCGCTCTCTATGCTTCCCGGTCCAGAAGTGTTGACGGGTTGGCAACTTTCCTATTGGGAACGGTTTAAAGCCAATCCAAGGTAA